The Lewinella sp. 4G2 nucleotide sequence CTGTTTGGTGGAACGATCTTCGGCCTTGGTTGGGCTTTGACGGGTGCTTGCCCCGGGCCAATGTTTACCCTGCTCGGCCACGGGATCTGGGCAATTGGAGTGGTGATCCTAGCCTCGGTATTTGGTACTTACGTTTATGGTTTGGTGAGGTCTCGGCTGCCGCATTAGAGGTTCGCCAGTCGTCGGACGAAACCAGCCCCTGCTTCGCGGCATCCTAGTGAATCGTCCGACGACCCGAACTGTACAGTCGTCGGACGATTCACTGGATATTTTCCGTAGGAAAAAGGCCAGCTTCGTCCGACGACTTGTTGTACAAATCTTGTAACCTACCTCATGGCCAAGCCCTGAAACCCTACACTTACCCTTAACCAACTTTCATTAGTTACCTACCTTACGCTTAAATCACAGTTACACCCAATGAAGCAACTACTAACTACGGTTCTTACCCTCCTAACTCTTTCCCTAACCGCCCAGATCACCGACCCCGCCGCCACGGAATTTTACACCCCCGTGCCCCCAAAGGTCACCGCCGGCCAAAGCGTCAATACCGCCCCCAGCGACGCCATCATCCTCTTCGGCGAAGACGGCAGCACGGCAGAGTGGGTCATGAAGGAAGGAGATGGACCGGTAGAGTGGTCAGTTGCCGACGGCGTCCTAACCGTCAAGCCCGGCACCGGTTTCATCAAAACCCGCCGCGATTTTGGTGACGTCCAGCTTCACATCGAGTGGCGCAGCCCAAACGAACCCGATAAGGAAGGCCAACTCCGCGGTAACTCCGGAGTCTTTTTCATGGACCGCTACGAAGTACAGGTCCTCGAAAGCAATGGAAGCGAAACCTACACCAACGGCCAAGCTGGTAGCATCTACAAGGAAAGCCCTCCGCTCGTCAATGCTACCCGCAAGATGGGGGAATGGAATACCTACGACGTCATCTTCATGAAACCCCACTTCAATAAGGATGGGATGCTCATCCGCCCCGCCACGGTGACGGTGCTACACAACGGCGTGCTCGTCCAGAACCACCACGTCATCCAAGGCGTGACTGCCTACATTGGCCTCCATACCTACACCGCTCACGGAGATGCGCCCCTCACGTTGCAGGACCACAGTAACGAAGTTTCCTACCGCAACATTTGGGTACGGGAGCTATAGGTCGTCAGGAAGCTTAACTAGAAGGTCTAGGCTTTTGATTGGTAGATGTATTCAGTTGAAGTCCTCCGTGTCTCACCGGACGCTTGGAGGAGCTACGCACGCTCCAAGGACCTTTATTCTACGTAGTTAGGACCTTGGAGCGTCGCCAGCTCTAAAGCGTAGCGGAAGAGTTGGCGTCCTCCAAGCGTCCGTTCCTAATGGCAGAATTTCCCACATTCTACCCGTGAACCCATGAACATCCTCGTCTGTCCCGATAAATTCAAAGACTCCCTTTCCGCCTCGGAAGCAGTGGCCGCCATTCGTGAAGGAATCCTCAGGGTTCTCCCCGATGCCATCGTTACCGGCCAGCCGTTGGCGGATGGTGGCGAAGGATCGCTGCAAATCCTCCAGCAACTCCTGCCGCTGAAGGAACACCGGCTGGAAGTAACCGGCCCCCTCCGCCGGCCCGTCTCCGCCCGGTACCTTATGGGAGCCGGTAAAGCTTATATCGAATCCGCCGAAGCCTGCGGTTTGCAGCACGTTCCCCGCCACCGTCGCGACCCGGGCTTCACCACCACCATCGGTGTAGGGCAGCTAATTGAAGACGCTCTGGCCCGCGGAGCAACAGAGATAAACCTGTTCCTCGGGGGAAGTGCTACCAACGACGGGGGAGCCGGAATGGCCGCCGCCCTGGGCTATACTTTTCGGTCGGATCGTGGCAACGACTTCGTCCCTTCCGGCAATTCTCTCCGCTACGTCACCCGCATCGGCCGCGAAGCGGGAAGTACGGACTTGCGAAGCGTCACCTTTCGGGCCGTCTGCGATGTCAACAATCCACTCCTCGGGCCAGCGGGAGCTACCTATACCTACGCGACCCAGAAGGGCGCCCAGCCGGAGGACTTACCCACGCTGGAAGCCCACCAAAAAGCCTGGGCCGCGGTCGTCAGTGATGCTTGCGGCATGGACCATTCATCCACCCCCGGAGCTGGTGCGGCAGGAGGGTTGGGTTACGGTGCCCTCTCTTTCCTAAACGCAGAGATCGTATCCGGAACCGACTGGCTGATCGAGGCCGTAGGGCTCCGTCAACTAGCCGCCACGGCGGACCTCATCATCACCGGCGAAGGGCAAATCGACGAGCAAACGCTCTCCGGAAAAGTAGTCGCGGGAGTAGGGCGACTCGCTTATGATTCCAAAACGAAAGCCTGGGCCATCTGTAGCAGCAGTCGGCTACCCAATGGCGTCAATCCCGTTGGTATTGAGCGGGTGATCAGTTTGGTGGAAGCCAATACTATCAGCCCGGAGGAATCCATCAACAACGGTAAATACTGGCTGACTAAGACGATCGCTGATCAACTCCGGCAGTTTGCTTAGCGGGGAAGGGTAGCGGAACCGCTAATCAATCCCCATCAATTTATGGGTCTGCAGGCTGATGCGCCATTGGGGATGCTCCATACAGTAGGCTACCGTCGCCGGCGTGTGATCGTGGCCCCGTTCGTCCTTTGGTTGGAGGAAGAAATGGGTGAAATTGAGGTTCACAAATTGCTCGGGTTGCGCACCTACTTCAGGTTGTGGGTAGACCAACTTGAGCTCATCCCCTTTCGTCACGACCAGCTCTGCGTTGGCTTTGGGGCTCACGCAAACCCAGTCGATGCTTTCTGGCACCGCGACCGTCCCATTAGTCTCAACGGCGACCTCAAAACCACGTAAGTGGAGGGCTTCAATCAGCGGTTCATCCAGCTGCAGTAGCGGCTCCCCGCCCGTACAAACAACGTAGGGTTTCCCTCCACCAGGCCAGAGACTGGCCACGAGATTTGCGCAGGCCTCCAGGTCGTAGCGGCCGCCGTTTTGTCCGTCGGTACCGATGAAGTCAGTATCGCAGAACTTACAAACGGCCTCCGTCCGGTCTTCTTCCCGGCCACTCCAGAGGTTGCAACCTGTGAACCGTAGGAACACGGCGGCGCGGCCGGCCTGAGCGCCTTCGCCCTGGAGGGTGTAAAAGGATTCCTTGATCTTGTAGGTTCTGGCCAAAGCGCAGGTTGGATTTGAGCGCGCAAAGGTACGGGCGGACCGGGGAATTCCCAGCCACGCCGCGACGGAACAAAAGTTGGTGCACGGTCAAAGTATTGCTTACACGGTTAGCCAGCTTGCTTGCGAAAGGCCACCTCCAGCTTAGCGAACAAGGTATGGGCGTGGCCCTCCTCGGCATCCTCGCTCCAACCGGCGATGTGGGGCGTCAGCACCGTGCGGTCGCTATCGTGGAGGTACTGAAAAGGGGCGGGCAGATCCGCTGGGTCCAGGTGGACGAACGATTTGTCCTCGTATTCGTGGACGTCCAGCGCAGCGCCCAGTACTTTCCCGCTTTCCATCGCTTCCACGAGGTCTTCGGTCTTGACGATCGGGCCGCGGGCGGTATTGATGAGGTAGATCGGCTTGGCAAATGCGGCGAACCATTCCTTATCGGCGTAGTAGTGATTGCCCTCCAGGAACATGTGCAGGGAAACTACGTCCGCCTCTTCCTGAATCTGTTCCAAGGTTGCTTCTTCCGCGTACTCATCGCCGTAGTTCTTGCGGAATTTATCGTGGGTGAGCACTTTGCAGCCGAAGCCACTCAGTCGTTGGGCGGTGTTTTGGCCCATGTTTCCGTAGCCAATAAGCCCTACGGTGAGGTGACCCAATTCCGTTCCAATATTGCCGCGGCGAATCCAGCCGCCGTCGCGAATCTGCCGGTCCGCCCGGCCGAGGTGGTTAAGGAGCATCAGCATCATTCCTACGGTATGTTCGGCCACCGTGTGCTTGCTGCCTTCCGGGCTATTGAAAACCTGGATACCTTTCTCCTTGGCGTATTCGAGATCGATGTGGTCCGTCCCGACACCCCAGCGGGCGACGAAGCGGAAGTGGGGTGGGCAGGCATCGAGCAATTCCCGGTCGATGTCGAGGCGGCTACGGATCATCAGCCCGTCGTAAAGCTGAAGGGCTTGCAGCACGTCGGGCCGCGTCAGGTGATCGAGTTCATCTACGGTGTGGCCTTCCATTTGGAGGGCGTTCTTTAGGTAGGGGTGGGCGGCTTTGTCGAGGAAGGCTATTCGCATGTGAGCAAAGCTACTTCCCCGAGCCTAATTCTTGCTCTTTTGTTTGCGCAGTTTGCGGGTGGTCTTGCGCTTGTTTTTGGTAGTGATGTAGACGGCCCCGTCAAAGCCCTGGAGACCATCTCGGTCCAGTTGTTCACGGTCTTTCACGACGGTAATGGAAAGGATATCGTCCGGGTTGACGAACTTAAGACCGGGTGTTGGTTCGACGCGAGTTCCGTGCAGGAAGTAGGCAATGTTTCCTTCCTCCACGCCACGGATTTTTATGGGGGACGACTTTTCTTCTTTGAGCATTTTGCGGACCCCATCCTTTGTCGTCACGTCCACGAGGCCTTCGTATTCCTCAAACCCGAGCGCACGCAGGCTTTCCTTATCCTTGGTGATATCGATTTGCTCAATGCGCTGTGCGTCGAGGTCATTCAGGCTCATTTCCTTCATCACTACGCCGTCAATCCGAATCACCACGTTTTCAACGTTGGTGCCGCTGGTCCGGACTTGCACATTGGTTACTGTCCCGGAGGCATCGAGTTCCAGCGTTTCCCGGTCCTCGTTATCAATTTCAAATTCCTCCGGTTTGATCGTATCCAACGCTACTTCAGCGGGCGCTGCCGCGGGTGCGGGGGAAAGGGTAGGGGTGGCGACGACGGTGGGTATGACTTCCTCCACGGTGACGGGAACAGTGGCTGGTGGTGGGGTTGCCGCAGGGGGATTAACCGGTTGGGCTTCCTCCGTTGGAAGGACATCCAAGTCGTTAAGGGCAATGATCTCCGGCAATGGGGTGACTACCGGTTTATCTTCTTGCAAACAATTCACGGCACCTGCGGCAGCGCCCGCTTGCTTCAGTGGGAATTGAGTGATAGCAAGCGTAAGCAGGAATAGGGCCGACAGGGCAAAGCGGCCATCCTTCGGCGCGCGGTCGCCGTTGAAGAGGCGGTGAATACGGAAGGTGAACGGGGTTTTAGATGCGCTCATGGCAAGGGGATTTGAGGTGTAAGAAAATTGGGCCGCCGCCACCAGCGCGGAGGCGTAAGTACGGCGATCGGAACACTGGCGGGCAACCCAGTCGTCACAACGGTGCTCTCGCTCGCGGTCAATAATGCGGCAGAGGGCGTGGACGGCGGGGTGGTAGAAAAACAGCACGCGCAAGACTTGCTGTGGGTAATTCAGGAGGTGGTCGTAGTGGCGGACGTGGGCCAACTCGTGCAATAGCAACGTGCGCGCCATCTCCGGGCTGATCTGATTAGCGAGGGCCACCGGCACGACGATGATGGGGGACCAAAATCCGACGGTCATCACCTCCGTAGCTACTGAACTGAGGTGCAGGCTAACGGTACGGGTAAGCGGGTGAGCCTCGAGAATTGGCCGAATGGAAGATTGCCAGGCAGCCGGCATTTTGCTCAGGCCCGTGCTACGCAAGCGCTGAATTTCCTGGTGTTTGCGAAACAGTAAAAACGCCGCGGGCAACAGGCCGATCAGGTAGCAAAGGCTCAGCCAGGGGGTGAAGACCGTGAAGTTAGACGAAAGCTCACTTGGCGGCGTCGTAGTGCTAGGGCTAACGGACATAGAGAATACTTCCGGTGGGGGCGCCAGCAGCAGGTTTTCGCAAATGGGCGCTACGTAATAGGTATCGTAAAAGGCGTACGCAGACCCAAATCCAACAGTTAGCAGCCCCACGTAAGCCAGGAAGTACCGACCGGAAGCGGTTGGGAGCAGCGGCGCGATCGTCCGAACCAAGACGTACACCAACAGGCCGATCCAACAACTGTGGAGCAGCGTGAAACCGAAGGCGGAGGCCAGTGGCAGTAGGGTAGTTGTCAGGTCAGCCATTATCCTTTCTGTTTTTTGATCCAGGCTTCCAGCTCCTCCAGTTCGGCGGGGCTGGGTGTCTCATTGCCCAGCGCACGCAGGGCCAGGTTCACCTTACTGCCTCCAAAGGCGGTGTTCGCGAGCCGGCCAAAGACGGATTGCTCGATGGCTTCGCGCAGGTGGGCCGCCACGTAGGTGTGGGTGCGCTGGTCGGTATTCCTTTCCACGAGGCCGGACTTCGCCATGCGCTGCAGTTGGGTAAGCACGGTGTTGTAGCTCACCTGCCGCCGGTCGGCTAAGCGGGCGTGGAGTTGTTGCACGGTGGCGGGTTGGTCCGTCCAAAGCAAGTCAAGGATCTCCAATTGGGCTTCCGAAGGGTGGGGGAGGGCAGGCATAAATAGTATTGTGCGGTAAAGTTAGTACTACAAGTGTAATACTACAAGAGTAGTTTTGAAAAAGGTTGGATTTATTTCGATGCAGTTTCAATGCGCTACGGAGGATAATTTTGCTACTGGACTATTTTGGAAACTTATTGAGTGTGAAAACATTCTGCGTACGCTATATTGACCTCAATTCATGAATTTACATCCCGCCGTAGGTTCCTGCCGGTGGGTTGAAACCTAAACGATTGCCCATGCTTATTTCCATTAATGCCGATAACCCCCAACCACGCCTCATCCAGCAAATGGTGGACATCCTCGAAGACGGCGGCGTAATTATCTACCCCACCGATACGGTTTACGGCATTGGCTGCGACATCACGAACAAGAATGCCGTCGAGCGCGTCGCCCGCATCCGGGGTCTGGACCCCAGCAAGGCCCTGTTCAGCTTTATGTGTCAGGATATCTCCCAGATCACTGACTACTCCAAGACGATCAACAATGATGTCTTCCGGGTCATCAAGCACAACACGCCCGGCCCCTTCACCTTCATCCTGAACTCCAACAACAAGACGCCGAAGATCCTGAAGAACCGGAAGGAAACCATTGGTGTACGCCTCGTGGACAACAATATTGTCGACGCCCTGGTGCGTGGGCTCGGCCGGCCCATTCTGACGGCCTCCGTAAAACGGGAAGGGGACGATGTACAGGAGTACTTCAGTGACCCTCAGGAAATCTACGAGGTGTACGGCAAGCGCGTGGATGCAGTCATCGACGGTGGGATGAGCAGTAACCGGCCCAGTACCGTCATCATCTGTACGGGTGACCAACCGGAAGTATACCGCGAAGGTGCCGGGGTACTTAAATAGTATTTGCCACATCACTCTGCGGATAGCGCCCCTCGTACTCACCCGTGCGAGGGGCGCTGCTATTAGTGACCGGTGGTGCCGGTTCGGACTATTTCCCGCGTAAAAGAGGAACTCACCACGAAGATTTGGTGCCGGTAATGGGGTAGCCGCCCTCCACTGATTTGGCTATCTTTGCCGCCCCAGCCAAAACCACCTTATACATGCGTTTCTTCAGCTTTCTTTTGCTGCTTTGTTTGTCAGCTACCGCCTTCGGCCAATCGGCCATCATCCGCGGAAATGTATTCGACGAAGAAACCGGTGAGCCCATTTCTTTTGGTACCGTACAGTTGCTCGGCCCCGACGATCTTAACCGTGGAGAGAATACGGACGTCGATGGCTTTTTCAGTTTTGCCAACCTACCGGTGGGTGACTTTACCCTCATCGTACGCTACGTCGGTTACGACAGCACCGCGACGGCCGTAACCATCGCCAGAGAGAGCCAAATTGAGTATAAACGACTGACGATCAGTGTGGACGGTGGTGTAAAGCTGGAAACCGTATCGGTAAGTGCTCGCCGCGAGCAGGCGCGTTCCGACGTCGCCGTAGCCAAGGTTACCTTCTCGGGGGAGGAAATTATGGCCATCCCCGCCACCGGTGGTGAGCCGGATATCGCCCAGTACCTGACCGTCCTGCCGGGCGTAGTAAGCACCGGCGACCAGGGTGGGCAACTCTACATTCGGGGTGGTAGCCCCGTACAGAATAAGCTGTTGTTGGATGGGATGACGATCTACAATCCGTTCCACTCCATCGGTCTTTTCTCCGTTTTCGAAACGGAGGCCATTCGCTCGGCGGATGTCTACACGGGGGGCTTCAACGCCGAATACGGTGGCCGCATCTCCGCCATTGTGGACATTAAAACGCGGGAGGGCGACAAAAAGAAATTTAGTGGCCTCGTAAGTGCCAGCCCCTTTCAGGCCAAAGTGCTCGCGGAAGGTCCCATCAAGAAATTGGATCCGGAAACCGGCAGTAGTGTCAGTTTCCTCGTAACGGGTAAACGTAGCCTCCTTGCCGAAACGAGCCCCAACCTCTACGGCTACGCCGTCCAAGAAAACTTCTTCAACCTGGAGGATAGCGTAGACGCCAAAGACATTGGCCTTCCCTACGACTATCAGGATATTTACGGCAAGATCAGTTTCGTCGGCGGCAATGGTTCCAAGCTGAATTTGTTTGGCTTCAACTACACTGATGACTTCCTCGTACCCGGGGTAGCGAACCTGGATTGGACCAACTCCGGTGGTGCGGCCAGCTTTAACGTCGTCCCCCCAAGCAGTAACGTGGTGATTGATGGAGTGATCTCCGCCTCCAACTACCAGGTGAACCTTAGTGAACGGAACAGTACCCCGAGGAGTAGCTCCATTGCGAACTACGTTGCCCAACTCAACTTTACCTACTTCGGCGACGGCGCCTCCTTCGCCTACGGCTTCGACTACAACGGATTGAACACCAACTTCACCTTCGTTAACCCCGTTGGTATCACCTTTGAGCAGGAGGACTTCACGACGGAATTGAACGGTTACGTCAAGTACAAGAAGAAGATCGGTAACCTCATCATCGAGCCCGGCCTCCGCGCGCAGTACTACGCCAGCCAGAATGCGATCAGCATCGAGCCGCGGTTCGGAATGAAGTACAATGCTTCCACCAAACTCCGCTTCAAGGCGGCGGGTGGCCTGTACAGCCAGAAC carries:
- a CDS encoding DUF1080 domain-containing protein, whose translation is MKQLLTTVLTLLTLSLTAQITDPAATEFYTPVPPKVTAGQSVNTAPSDAIILFGEDGSTAEWVMKEGDGPVEWSVADGVLTVKPGTGFIKTRRDFGDVQLHIEWRSPNEPDKEGQLRGNSGVFFMDRYEVQVLESNGSETYTNGQAGSIYKESPPLVNATRKMGEWNTYDVIFMKPHFNKDGMLIRPATVTVLHNGVLVQNHHVIQGVTAYIGLHTYTAHGDAPLTLQDHSNEVSYRNIWVREL
- a CDS encoding glycerate kinase; translated protein: MNILVCPDKFKDSLSASEAVAAIREGILRVLPDAIVTGQPLADGGEGSLQILQQLLPLKEHRLEVTGPLRRPVSARYLMGAGKAYIESAEACGLQHVPRHRRDPGFTTTIGVGQLIEDALARGATEINLFLGGSATNDGGAGMAAALGYTFRSDRGNDFVPSGNSLRYVTRIGREAGSTDLRSVTFRAVCDVNNPLLGPAGATYTYATQKGAQPEDLPTLEAHQKAWAAVVSDACGMDHSSTPGAGAAGGLGYGALSFLNAEIVSGTDWLIEAVGLRQLAATADLIITGEGQIDEQTLSGKVVAGVGRLAYDSKTKAWAICSSSRLPNGVNPVGIERVISLVEANTISPEESINNGKYWLTKTIADQLRQFA
- the queE gene encoding 7-carboxy-7-deazaguanine synthase — encoded protein: MARTYKIKESFYTLQGEGAQAGRAAVFLRFTGCNLWSGREEDRTEAVCKFCDTDFIGTDGQNGGRYDLEACANLVASLWPGGGKPYVVCTGGEPLLQLDEPLIEALHLRGFEVAVETNGTVAVPESIDWVCVSPKANAELVVTKGDELKLVYPQPEVGAQPEQFVNLNFTHFFLQPKDERGHDHTPATVAYCMEHPQWRISLQTHKLMGID
- a CDS encoding NAD(P)-dependent oxidoreductase; this encodes MRIAFLDKAAHPYLKNALQMEGHTVDELDHLTRPDVLQALQLYDGLMIRSRLDIDRELLDACPPHFRFVARWGVGTDHIDLEYAKEKGIQVFNSPEGSKHTVAEHTVGMMLMLLNHLGRADRQIRDGGWIRRGNIGTELGHLTVGLIGYGNMGQNTAQRLSGFGCKVLTHDKFRKNYGDEYAEEATLEQIQEEADVVSLHMFLEGNHYYADKEWFAAFAKPIYLINTARGPIVKTEDLVEAMESGKVLGAALDVHEYEDKSFVHLDPADLPAPFQYLHDSDRTVLTPHIAGWSEDAEEGHAHTLFAKLEVAFRKQAG
- a CDS encoding M56 family metallopeptidase; translation: MADLTTTLLPLASAFGFTLLHSCWIGLLVYVLVRTIAPLLPTASGRYFLAYVGLLTVGFGSAYAFYDTYYVAPICENLLLAPPPEVFSMSVSPSTTTPPSELSSNFTVFTPWLSLCYLIGLLPAAFLLFRKHQEIQRLRSTGLSKMPAAWQSSIRPILEAHPLTRTVSLHLSSVATEVMTVGFWSPIIVVPVALANQISPEMARTLLLHELAHVRHYDHLLNYPQQVLRVLFFYHPAVHALCRIIDREREHRCDDWVARQCSDRRTYASALVAAAQFSYTSNPLAMSASKTPFTFRIHRLFNGDRAPKDGRFALSALFLLTLAITQFPLKQAGAAAGAVNCLQEDKPVVTPLPEIIALNDLDVLPTEEAQPVNPPAATPPPATVPVTVEEVIPTVVATPTLSPAPAAAPAEVALDTIKPEEFEIDNEDRETLELDASGTVTNVQVRTSGTNVENVVIRIDGVVMKEMSLNDLDAQRIEQIDITKDKESLRALGFEEYEGLVDVTTKDGVRKMLKEEKSSPIKIRGVEEGNIAYFLHGTRVEPTPGLKFVNPDDILSITVVKDREQLDRDGLQGFDGAVYITTKNKRKTTRKLRKQKSKN
- a CDS encoding BlaI/MecI/CopY family transcriptional regulator, encoding MPALPHPSEAQLEILDLLWTDQPATVQQLHARLADRRQVSYNTVLTQLQRMAKSGLVERNTDQRTHTYVAAHLREAIEQSVFGRLANTAFGGSKVNLALRALGNETPSPAELEELEAWIKKQKG
- a CDS encoding L-threonylcarbamoyladenylate synthase, translating into MLISINADNPQPRLIQQMVDILEDGGVIIYPTDTVYGIGCDITNKNAVERVARIRGLDPSKALFSFMCQDISQITDYSKTINNDVFRVIKHNTPGPFTFILNSNNKTPKILKNRKETIGVRLVDNNIVDALVRGLGRPILTASVKREGDDVQEYFSDPQEIYEVYGKRVDAVIDGGMSSNRPSTVIICTGDQPEVYREGAGVLK
- a CDS encoding TonB-dependent receptor, with the translated sequence MRFFSFLLLLCLSATAFGQSAIIRGNVFDEETGEPISFGTVQLLGPDDLNRGENTDVDGFFSFANLPVGDFTLIVRYVGYDSTATAVTIARESQIEYKRLTISVDGGVKLETVSVSARREQARSDVAVAKVTFSGEEIMAIPATGGEPDIAQYLTVLPGVVSTGDQGGQLYIRGGSPVQNKLLLDGMTIYNPFHSIGLFSVFETEAIRSADVYTGGFNAEYGGRISAIVDIKTREGDKKKFSGLVSASPFQAKVLAEGPIKKLDPETGSSVSFLVTGKRSLLAETSPNLYGYAVQENFFNLEDSVDAKDIGLPYDYQDIYGKISFVGGNGSKLNLFGFNYTDDFLVPGVANLDWTNSGGAASFNVVPPSSNVVIDGVISASNYQVNLSERNSTPRSSSIANYVAQLNFTYFGDGASFAYGFDYNGLNTNFTFVNPVGITFEQEDFTTELNGYVKYKKKIGNLIIEPGLRAQYYASQNAISIEPRFGMKYNASTKLRFKAAGGLYSQNLISTQNDLDIVNFFSGFLVGPEGTIFDSNGEATDDNLQKAIHAIGGVEYDVNKDITVNIEGYYKGFNQLIELNRNKLSAQDANFIALDGVAYGGDVSVEYRKGSLLLASNYSLGFVTRDDGFEEYPTSFDRRHNVNAYGSYAFGKDQQWLAGFKFNFGSAFPFTETVGFVEEPDLSTNPITPNVLTGNGSLGVLLSGDRNGGRLSDFHRLDLSLQRTFNFGESSRLEITASVTNAYNRENIFYVDRISNERVDQLPILPSLNATFYW